In one Denitratisoma sp. genomic region, the following are encoded:
- a CDS encoding molybdopterin-dependent oxidoreductase: MEMPKVTRRTFLKVSAGTTAAAAAAPRLLNAMEHELGGKDFNPESLAERKAIPVNCHVCNIQDGAIAFVENGRVVKLEGNPEHVSTRGRLCAKGNAGMWYSYDPDRILYPLKRVGARGEGKWKRITWDEALAEVVQKLDAALKEDPNTIMLKYGRNRTGGTIDRFMKTLGSATVVNHTSVCESSKKIGMEPTWGPDIETPDFANAKYVLNFGSNVLEAAYFHNPLSQRVTEGRVDNHMKIVTFDVRLSNTAGFSDEWIPVFPGTDGAVALAMGHVILRDNLQDSDFIETWTNVSVKELKEHYKPFTPEWASKISGVPAETIERIAREFALTKPATLFTYRGPAKHLYGSYNEKACMMLPIMTGNIETRGGYCLPRGMGWPQPNPQPPGPKHDSYLSHPTEYPLAGHKVSHLVPFWIAEGKQKINVYFTYQDNPVYTNPGARAVWGKLFKDEKLLPYIVSMSSHMGEETALADIILPDCPYLERWEPESMPNSLWPWLGIRQPVHASLGESRENRILLRDIIHKLDPDGKRGMKQFWNFKDAEDYMKQHFDNIPGLKEAGGLDFLKKHGCWPIYGKLDPKTGKVTDKTGREIKADYGLHKKELSDADMAGAVVGKDGTISKNGKAIGVKRNGKNYVGFPTGNRIINVRVDQWAEYGFNPMPTFKRIPWHETMKEDEMILSTFKLNVHKQSRTAAVKWLAEIAHSNPAWMNPETAKKLGVKTGDLVRIETRVGHLVTKAYVTEGIHPKVISIPTAFGHWEYGRLATLKLKEKPAFGGTEDPDLQNVWWDDRGVHPNDIIPVVADPIGGSQGWYDTVAKVTKAGPNDKYGDIEASWEKHVEAFKETMRYAYTGDLHRKMHPEMAAWGGPESVKHKAGGGGH, translated from the coding sequence ATGGAAATGCCAAAAGTTACGCGCCGCACCTTCCTGAAAGTCAGTGCCGGCACCACGGCGGCGGCGGCCGCCGCGCCCCGCCTGCTCAACGCGATGGAGCATGAACTCGGCGGCAAGGACTTCAATCCCGAATCGCTGGCCGAGCGCAAGGCCATCCCGGTCAACTGCCACGTCTGCAATATCCAGGACGGCGCCATCGCTTTCGTCGAGAACGGCCGGGTGGTGAAGCTGGAAGGCAACCCGGAGCACGTGTCCACGCGCGGGCGGCTGTGCGCCAAGGGCAACGCCGGCATGTGGTACAGCTACGACCCGGACCGCATCCTCTACCCGCTCAAGCGCGTCGGCGCCCGCGGCGAAGGCAAGTGGAAGCGCATCACCTGGGACGAGGCGCTCGCCGAAGTGGTGCAGAAGCTGGACGCGGCGCTGAAGGAGGACCCGAACACCATCATGCTGAAGTACGGCCGCAATCGCACCGGCGGCACCATCGACCGCTTCATGAAGACGCTGGGCTCCGCCACGGTGGTGAACCACACCTCGGTGTGCGAATCCTCGAAGAAGATCGGCATGGAACCCACCTGGGGGCCGGACATCGAGACGCCGGACTTCGCCAACGCCAAGTACGTGCTGAACTTCGGCTCGAACGTGCTGGAGGCCGCCTACTTCCACAACCCGCTGTCGCAGCGGGTGACGGAAGGCCGCGTCGACAACCACATGAAGATCGTCACCTTCGACGTACGGCTGTCGAACACGGCGGGCTTCTCGGACGAGTGGATCCCGGTCTTCCCCGGCACCGACGGCGCGGTGGCGCTGGCGATGGGGCACGTCATCCTGCGCGACAACCTGCAGGATTCGGACTTCATCGAGACCTGGACCAACGTCTCCGTCAAGGAACTGAAGGAGCACTACAAACCGTTCACGCCGGAATGGGCTTCGAAAATCTCCGGCGTGCCGGCCGAGACCATCGAGCGCATCGCCCGCGAGTTCGCCTTGACCAAGCCGGCGACGCTGTTCACCTACCGCGGCCCGGCCAAGCACCTCTACGGCTCCTACAACGAGAAGGCCTGCATGATGCTGCCGATCATGACCGGCAACATCGAGACGCGCGGCGGCTACTGCCTGCCGCGCGGCATGGGCTGGCCGCAGCCGAACCCGCAGCCGCCGGGGCCGAAGCACGATTCCTACCTGTCGCACCCGACCGAGTATCCGCTGGCCGGGCACAAGGTGAGCCACCTGGTGCCGTTCTGGATCGCCGAGGGCAAGCAGAAGATCAACGTCTACTTCACCTACCAGGACAACCCGGTCTACACCAACCCGGGGGCCCGGGCCGTGTGGGGCAAGCTGTTCAAGGACGAGAAGCTGCTGCCCTACATCGTCTCCATGAGCTCGCACATGGGCGAAGAGACGGCGCTGGCCGACATCATCCTGCCGGACTGCCCCTACCTGGAGCGCTGGGAGCCGGAGTCGATGCCCAACTCGCTGTGGCCCTGGCTCGGCATCCGCCAGCCGGTGCATGCCTCGCTCGGCGAGTCGCGCGAGAACCGCATCCTGCTGCGCGACATCATTCACAAGCTGGATCCGGACGGCAAGCGCGGCATGAAGCAGTTCTGGAACTTCAAGGACGCCGAAGACTACATGAAGCAGCACTTCGACAACATCCCCGGCCTGAAGGAAGCCGGCGGCCTCGACTTCCTCAAGAAGCATGGCTGCTGGCCGATCTACGGCAAGCTCGATCCGAAGACCGGCAAGGTCACCGACAAGACCGGCCGCGAGATCAAGGCCGACTACGGGCTGCACAAGAAGGAGCTGTCGGACGCCGACATGGCCGGTGCCGTCGTCGGCAAGGACGGCACGATCAGCAAGAACGGCAAGGCCATCGGCGTCAAGCGCAACGGCAAGAACTACGTCGGCTTCCCCACCGGCAACCGCATCATCAACGTGCGCGTCGACCAGTGGGCGGAATACGGCTTCAACCCGATGCCGACCTTCAAGCGCATCCCCTGGCACGAAACCATGAAGGAGGACGAGATGATCCTGTCCACCTTCAAGCTCAACGTGCACAAGCAGTCGCGCACGGCGGCGGTGAAGTGGCTGGCCGAGATCGCCCACAGCAACCCGGCCTGGATGAATCCGGAGACGGCGAAGAAGCTGGGCGTGAAGACCGGCGACCTGGTGCGCATCGAGACGCGCGTCGGCCACCTGGTCACCAAGGCCTACGTCACCGAGGGCATCCATCCGAAGGTGATCTCCATCCCGACCGCCTTCGGCCACTGGGAGTACGGCCGCCTGGCGACGCTGAAGCTGAAGGAGAAGCCGGCTTTCGGCGGCACGGAGGATCCGGACCTGCAGAACGTCTGGTGGGACGACCGCGGCGTGCATCCGAACGACATCATCCCAGTGGTGGCCGATCCGATCGGCGGCTCGCAGGGCTGGTACGACACGGTGGCGAAGGTGACCAAGGCCGGGCCGAACGACAAGTACGGCGACATCGAGGCCTCCTGGGAGAAGCACGTCGAAGCCTTCAAGGAGACGATGCGCTACGCCTACACCGGCGACCTGCACCGCAAGATGCATCCGGAGATGGCGGCCTGGGGCGGACCGGAGAGCGTCAAGCACAAGGCGGGTGGCGGCGGCCACTGA
- a CDS encoding molecular chaperone TorD family protein encodes MLNDLALEPAARIPLPIPVATHEEATQEDYLARAGICRLLAGVFVEEAGPAFVDALRQPESLDSLAEAGLRFGKDFTAPDTAALCEALAIEYSTLFAASGGFPPVESVRLTGRYQQEPLFAVRETYKHAGFELKKGRFFVFEDQLGVELSFVAELLERCAAALAAGDQAAFRRQERELKRFWTVHLGKWVRGYARLIERAAEQSFYREMARLLGEFAEAEIAALRLRIDDQDKGRLVVPKSEVKVEFNPDEPVCGACPGAK; translated from the coding sequence ATGCTGAACGATCTGGCGCTGGAACCTGCCGCGCGCATTCCCTTGCCGATTCCTGTGGCGACGCACGAAGAGGCAACGCAGGAGGACTACCTGGCGCGCGCCGGCATCTGCCGCCTGCTCGCCGGCGTATTCGTCGAGGAGGCGGGGCCGGCATTCGTCGATGCCTTGCGCCAACCGGAGTCGCTGGACAGCCTGGCCGAGGCCGGCCTGCGCTTCGGCAAGGACTTCACCGCGCCCGACACCGCTGCGCTGTGCGAAGCGCTGGCCATCGAATACTCGACGCTGTTTGCCGCCTCCGGCGGCTTTCCGCCGGTGGAGTCGGTGCGCCTGACCGGGCGCTACCAGCAGGAACCGCTCTTCGCGGTGAGGGAAACCTACAAGCACGCCGGCTTCGAACTGAAGAAGGGCCGTTTCTTCGTCTTCGAGGACCAGCTCGGCGTCGAGCTCTCCTTCGTCGCCGAGCTGCTCGAGCGCTGCGCCGCCGCGCTGGCCGCCGGCGACCAGGCGGCATTCAGGCGACAGGAACGCGAGCTGAAGCGCTTCTGGACGGTGCACCTCGGCAAATGGGTACGCGGCTACGCACGGCTGATTGAACGCGCCGCCGAGCAATCCTTCTACCGAGAGATGGCGCGGCTGCTCGGCGAGTTTGCCGAGGCCGAGATCGCCGCGCTCCGCCTGCGCATAGACGACCAGGACAAGGGCAGGCTGGTGGTGCCGAAGAGCGAGGTGAAGGTCGAGTTCAACCCGGACGAACCGGTCTGCGGCGCCTGCCCGGGGGCGAAATGA
- a CDS encoding 4Fe-4S dicluster domain-containing protein translates to MTVSLPEFHTTRCTRYRYRYSNCQRCAEACPHDAVALLDEGIRLDTARCQNCALCTTACPTAALGADNLPRLDLLRRAIKTDRFSFACAPSGLAGDAVVPCLGALDAAMLAYLAKRRIAVALRGSRHCGQCAHGAKGETQLAAHLEAADTLEAEAAPEEWLAATLDDAPGQAGAAGDFRAGRRQLFRRLIGRGVDEVAREATPATELPVEEKAIRAGPWFVPEMRELLQIVCKRKNGEPFRIERQTALPLMDIRLKRGCTACEACFRVCPTGAMQIREDDENWNLAFAIDRCVGCGACLEVCQPRVLDAAESFDASPEREPAVLRQLAKQRCNRCDRFFVSSEPCDTCPVCADDAEAFTAIFGN, encoded by the coding sequence ATGACCGTCTCGCTGCCGGAATTCCACACCACACGCTGCACCCGCTACCGCTACCGCTACAGCAACTGCCAGCGCTGCGCCGAGGCCTGTCCGCACGATGCGGTCGCGCTCCTCGACGAAGGCATCCGCCTCGATACGGCGCGCTGTCAGAATTGCGCGCTGTGCACCACGGCCTGCCCGACGGCGGCGCTGGGCGCGGACAACCTGCCGCGCCTCGACCTGCTGCGGCGCGCCATCAAAACCGACCGTTTCAGCTTCGCCTGCGCGCCCTCGGGCCTGGCCGGCGATGCGGTGGTGCCCTGCCTCGGCGCGCTGGATGCGGCGATGCTGGCCTATCTCGCCAAGCGGCGCATCGCGGTGGCGCTGCGCGGCAGCCGGCACTGCGGGCAGTGCGCACATGGCGCCAAGGGAGAAACGCAGCTCGCCGCCCACCTGGAAGCTGCCGATACACTGGAAGCCGAGGCCGCGCCCGAGGAATGGCTGGCCGCCACGCTGGACGATGCGCCCGGCCAGGCCGGGGCCGCGGGCGATTTCCGCGCCGGCCGCCGGCAGCTGTTCCGCCGCCTGATTGGGCGCGGCGTCGACGAGGTGGCGCGTGAGGCAACGCCGGCGACCGAGTTACCGGTGGAGGAAAAGGCCATTCGCGCCGGCCCCTGGTTCGTACCGGAGATGCGCGAGCTGCTGCAGATCGTCTGCAAGCGCAAGAACGGCGAGCCGTTCCGCATCGAGCGGCAGACCGCCCTGCCGCTGATGGACATCCGCCTGAAGCGCGGCTGCACCGCCTGCGAGGCCTGCTTCCGCGTCTGCCCCACCGGCGCCATGCAGATCCGCGAGGACGACGAGAACTGGAACCTGGCCTTCGCCATCGACCGCTGCGTCGGCTGCGGCGCCTGCCTCGAAGTCTGCCAGCCGCGCGTGCTCGACGCCGCCGAGTCGTTCGACGCGTCGCCCGAACGCGAGCCGGCGGTCCTGCGTCAGCTCGCCAAGCAGCGCTGCAACCGCTGCGACCGTTTCTTCGTCTCGTCAGAGCCGTGCGACACCTGCCCGGTGTGCGCCGACGACGCGGAAGCCTTCACCGCAATCTTTGGGAACTGA
- a CDS encoding 4Fe-4S dicluster domain-containing protein, which produces MTTKETPKACPAEEQPSVCTAPPASADPAASAPKTSRRDFLKAGGMLSMSTLMGTAALMTQSDDAHAAAEWAEHFQKNYRLMTDAEKAEARARLERRYSQEYGKQVTVDTTGPQPGVLMGYALNIRKCIGCRRCVHACVAENNQSRGTKPGEKIEWIQVLRMERGKFEQGKMDHGYPEGLGIQVGGNAYTPAGQVLEGQYHYTPEAVPEQDATYMPIACMQCEKPPCVKVCPVRTTYREADGPVVIDYNWCIGCRMCMGACPYWARRINLTSPVLPKEEMNPVTHYLGNRPRMRGVVEKCHWCLQRTRHGRYPACVEVCPVGARKFGNLLDPESEVSKILERKNVFRLKAELNTFPKFFYFYD; this is translated from the coding sequence GTGACCACCAAGGAGACTCCCAAGGCCTGTCCGGCCGAGGAGCAACCATCCGTCTGTACGGCGCCGCCGGCGTCCGCGGACCCCGCCGCCAGCGCCCCGAAAACCTCGCGCCGAGACTTCCTGAAAGCCGGCGGCATGCTGAGCATGTCGACGCTGATGGGCACCGCGGCGCTGATGACCCAGTCCGACGACGCCCATGCGGCGGCCGAGTGGGCCGAGCACTTCCAGAAGAACTACCGCCTGATGACCGACGCGGAGAAGGCCGAGGCGCGCGCCCGGCTCGAGCGGCGCTACTCCCAGGAATACGGCAAGCAGGTCACCGTCGACACCACCGGCCCGCAGCCCGGCGTGTTGATGGGCTACGCGCTGAACATCCGCAAGTGCATCGGCTGCCGCCGCTGCGTGCATGCCTGCGTCGCCGAGAACAACCAGTCGCGCGGCACCAAGCCCGGCGAGAAGATCGAGTGGATCCAGGTGCTGCGCATGGAGCGCGGCAAGTTCGAGCAGGGCAAGATGGACCACGGCTACCCCGAGGGGCTCGGCATCCAGGTCGGCGGCAACGCCTACACCCCGGCCGGCCAGGTGCTCGAGGGCCAGTACCACTACACGCCCGAGGCGGTGCCGGAGCAGGACGCCACCTACATGCCGATCGCCTGCATGCAGTGCGAGAAGCCGCCCTGCGTCAAAGTCTGCCCGGTGCGCACGACCTACCGCGAGGCCGACGGCCCGGTGGTGATCGACTACAACTGGTGCATCGGCTGCCGCATGTGCATGGGCGCCTGCCCCTACTGGGCGCGCCGCATCAACCTGACCAGCCCGGTCCTGCCGAAGGAAGAGATGAATCCGGTGACGCACTACCTCGGCAACCGCCCGCGCATGCGCGGCGTCGTCGAGAAGTGCCACTGGTGCCTGCAGCGCACCCGCCACGGCCGCTACCCGGCCTGCGTCGAGGTCTGCCCGGTCGGCGCGCGCAAGTTCGGCAACCTGCTCGACCCGGAAAGCGAAGTGAGCAAGATCCTCGAGCGGAAGAACGTCTTCCGCCTGAAGGCCGAGCTCAACACCTTCCCGAAATTCTTCTACTTCTACGATTGA
- the nrfD gene encoding NrfD/PsrC family molybdoenzyme membrane anchor subunit — translation MQQLTRFAADYVGYVLKGGTKFYAWMGSLAVLIVGMMYVFYLQNTEGLIVTGMTSQIHDGLYFANLVFLVGVAAGAVTIVFPAYAYHHEGMHKVAVLGEMLAISAVIMVTMFVFAHMGRPDRLWHMLPLIGIYNFPHSMLGWDVLVLTGYLILNAICGFYYLWCKYTGKPINYKWFMPLVWVAIVWALSIHTVTAFLISTMPARPMWFHSMMPIRFIATAFAAGPCLIILAFLIIRNNTKFWVDDSAIKLLTTIVTWCLGIALFLTLSEVVVELYARTEHANGLYYLMFGLHGLTNLVPWFWGAVILMVSSFVLFLIPSIRNNFKLLPIPCVMAFAGIWIEKGMGLIVPGFIPTPIGEVTEYYPTFVEWLLTLGIWAFGFFILTILLKGAIGILQGDIKYVAAK, via the coding sequence GTGCAACAACTGACCCGTTTCGCTGCCGACTATGTGGGCTACGTCCTCAAGGGCGGCACCAAGTTCTACGCCTGGATGGGCTCGCTGGCGGTGCTCATCGTCGGCATGATGTACGTGTTCTACCTGCAGAACACCGAGGGCCTGATCGTCACCGGCATGACCAGCCAGATCCACGACGGCCTCTATTTCGCCAACCTGGTGTTCCTCGTCGGCGTCGCCGCCGGGGCGGTGACCATCGTCTTCCCGGCGTATGCCTACCACCACGAGGGCATGCACAAGGTGGCCGTGCTGGGCGAGATGCTGGCGATCTCCGCCGTGATCATGGTGACGATGTTCGTCTTCGCCCACATGGGCCGGCCGGACCGCCTCTGGCACATGCTCCCGCTCATCGGCATCTACAACTTCCCGCACTCGATGCTCGGCTGGGACGTGCTGGTGCTCACCGGCTACCTGATCCTCAACGCCATCTGCGGCTTCTACTACCTGTGGTGCAAGTACACCGGCAAGCCGATCAATTACAAGTGGTTCATGCCGCTGGTGTGGGTCGCGATCGTCTGGGCGCTGTCGATCCACACCGTGACGGCCTTCCTGATCTCGACCATGCCGGCGCGCCCGATGTGGTTCCACAGCATGATGCCGATCCGCTTCATCGCGACGGCCTTCGCGGCCGGCCCCTGCCTGATCATCCTGGCCTTCCTGATCATCCGCAACAACACCAAGTTCTGGGTCGACGACAGCGCCATCAAGCTGCTGACGACCATCGTCACCTGGTGCCTCGGCATCGCGCTGTTCCTCACCCTGTCCGAAGTGGTGGTCGAGCTGTACGCCCGCACCGAGCACGCCAACGGCCTCTACTACCTGATGTTCGGCCTGCACGGCCTGACCAATCTGGTGCCGTGGTTCTGGGGCGCGGTGATCCTGATGGTCAGCTCCTTCGTGCTGTTCCTCATCCCGTCGATCCGCAACAACTTCAAGCTGCTGCCGATCCCCTGCGTCATGGCCTTCGCCGGCATCTGGATCGAGAAGGGCATGGGCCTGATCGTGCCGGGCTTCATCCCGACGCCGATCGGCGAGGTGACCGAGTACTACCCGACCTTCGTCGAGTGGCTGCTGACCCTCGGCATCTGGGCCTTCGGCTTCTTCATCCTGACCATCCTGCTCAAGGGCGCCATCGGCATCCTGCAGGGCGATATCAAGTACGTCGCGGCGAAGTGA
- a CDS encoding hemerythrin family protein, with protein MANRMQWEPRHSVGNEALDAQHQAILARCNALADCLDEANEARFDETFRELMALAREHFAAEEALLVDCGYPDLEDYRSEREEFDYLSAEIATTGNFDRNELQTFLALWWAGHILGAARSHRACLERQPATNA; from the coding sequence ATGGCCAACCGGATGCAATGGGAGCCGCGCCACAGCGTCGGGAACGAAGCCCTCGACGCGCAGCACCAGGCCATCCTGGCGCGCTGCAACGCCCTGGCCGACTGCCTCGACGAGGCCAACGAGGCACGCTTCGACGAGACCTTCCGGGAACTGATGGCCCTCGCGCGCGAGCACTTCGCCGCCGAGGAAGCGCTTCTCGTGGACTGCGGCTATCCGGACCTCGAGGATTACCGCAGCGAGCGCGAGGAGTTCGACTACCTCTCGGCCGAGATCGCCACCACCGGGAACTTCGACCGGAACGAGCTGCAGACCTTCCTCGCCCTGTGGTGGGCCGGACACATCCTCGGCGCCGCCAGGAGCCATCGCGCCTGTCTCGAGCGGCAGCCGGCCACGAACGCCTGA
- a CDS encoding TRAP transporter large permease subunit produces the protein MKKELRFGFGLMAIILATTAVLMPWASMTNGHLGLLMLSLVVVAIMLGFPTAFTLMGMGVFFAWLAYNSTGPDLAVRQTLDLMVQRAYSVMSSDVLIAVPLFVFMGYLVERANLIEKLFKSIHLAMARLPGSLAVATLITCAIFATATGIVGAVVTLMGLLAFPAMLRHGYDIRLSAGAITAGGCLGILIPPSVLLIVYGATAGVSVVQLYAGAFFPGLMLAGLYIGYVIVVAKLKPQWAPPLSAEERIVPLPPHNRALSDALGRKALPALLSALKGRANLDVPAATILKQLVIVLLPAAVWFGSMGLVYKSVTEPPEQVDVSGLQEMGSGAAVAEEEGGEEERAEGISEPPAEEEEEGAEGVKEPPADGVREPPADGAKEAAAEKPAAAESVAAPPEPAAEAERLPAPMSYWIVLAVGTAAVLFFYWIFDFARLEIFKMLLGSFFPLAILILAVLGSIVFGLATPSEAAAVGSLGGILLAAAYGRLNLGVLKESVFLTAKTSAMVCWLFVGSSIFSAAFALLGGQALVEEWVLSLDMTPLQFMILAQFIIFILGWPLEWTEIIVIFMPIFIPLLAHFNVDPLFFGLLVALNLQTAFLSPPVAMAAFYLKGVAPPHVTLNQIFAGMMPFMGLQVVALVLLYMFPDIGLWLPKVLYQ, from the coding sequence ATGAAGAAGGAACTCCGCTTCGGCTTCGGCCTGATGGCCATCATCCTCGCCACCACGGCGGTGCTGATGCCGTGGGCCAGCATGACCAACGGCCACCTCGGCCTGCTCATGCTCTCGCTGGTGGTGGTCGCCATCATGCTCGGCTTCCCCACCGCCTTCACCCTGATGGGCATGGGCGTCTTCTTCGCCTGGCTCGCCTACAACAGCACCGGCCCGGACCTGGCCGTGCGGCAGACCCTGGACCTGATGGTGCAGCGCGCCTACTCGGTGATGAGCAGCGACGTGTTGATCGCCGTCCCGCTCTTCGTCTTCATGGGCTACCTCGTCGAGCGCGCCAACCTGATCGAGAAGCTGTTCAAGAGCATCCACCTCGCCATGGCGCGGCTGCCCGGCTCGCTCGCCGTCGCCACGCTCATCACCTGCGCCATCTTCGCCACCGCCACCGGCATCGTCGGCGCGGTGGTGACGCTGATGGGCCTGCTCGCCTTCCCCGCCATGCTGCGCCACGGCTACGACATCCGGCTGTCGGCCGGCGCCATCACCGCCGGCGGCTGCCTCGGCATCCTCATCCCGCCCTCGGTGCTGCTGATCGTCTACGGCGCCACCGCCGGCGTCTCGGTGGTGCAGCTCTATGCCGGCGCCTTCTTCCCCGGCCTCATGCTGGCGGGCCTCTACATCGGCTACGTCATCGTCGTGGCCAAGCTGAAACCGCAGTGGGCGCCGCCGCTCTCCGCCGAGGAGCGCATCGTGCCGCTGCCGCCGCACAACCGGGCGCTGTCCGACGCTCTCGGCCGCAAGGCCCTGCCGGCGCTGCTCTCGGCGCTGAAGGGGCGCGCCAACCTGGATGTCCCCGCCGCCACGATCCTCAAGCAGCTCGTCATCGTCCTGCTGCCGGCCGCGGTCTGGTTCGGCAGCATGGGGCTGGTGTACAAATCCGTCACCGAGCCGCCGGAGCAGGTGGACGTGTCCGGCCTGCAGGAGATGGGCAGCGGCGCGGCCGTCGCCGAGGAGGAGGGCGGCGAGGAGGAGAGGGCCGAAGGCATTTCCGAACCGCCCGCCGAGGAAGAGGAAGAAGGCGCCGAAGGCGTCAAGGAACCGCCGGCGGATGGCGTCAGGGAACCGCCCGCCGATGGCGCGAAGGAGGCGGCGGCGGAAAAACCGGCGGCAGCCGAATCCGTCGCCGCGCCGCCCGAGCCTGCCGCCGAGGCGGAACGCCTGCCGGCGCCGATGAGCTACTGGATCGTGCTCGCCGTCGGCACCGCCGCCGTGCTGTTCTTCTACTGGATCTTCGACTTCGCCCGGCTGGAAATCTTCAAGATGCTGCTGGGCTCGTTTTTCCCACTGGCGATCCTGATCCTCGCCGTGCTCGGCTCCATCGTTTTCGGCCTGGCCACGCCGTCCGAGGCGGCCGCGGTCGGATCGTTGGGCGGCATCCTGCTGGCGGCGGCCTACGGCCGGCTGAACCTGGGCGTGCTGAAGGAGTCGGTGTTCCTCACGGCGAAGACCTCGGCCATGGTGTGCTGGCTGTTCGTCGGCTCGTCGATCTTCTCGGCGGCCTTCGCGCTGCTGGGCGGCCAGGCGCTGGTGGAAGAATGGGTACTGTCGCTCGACATGACGCCGCTGCAGTTCATGATCCTCGCCCAGTTCATCATCTTCATCCTCGGCTGGCCGCTGGAATGGACCGAGATCATCGTCATCTTCATGCCGATCTTCATCCCGCTGCTGGCGCACTTCAACGTCGACCCGCTGTTCTTCGGCCTGCTGGTGGCGCTCAACCTGCAGACGGCCTTCCTCTCGCCGCCGGTGGCGATGGCGGCCTTCTATCTGAAGGGCGTGGCGCCGCCGCACGTCACGCTGAACCAGATCTTCGCCGGCATGATGCCGTTCATGGGACTGCAGGTGGTGGCGCTGGTGCTGCTCTACATGTTCCCCGACATCGGGCTGTGGCTGCCGAAGGTGCTCTACCAGTAG
- a CDS encoding TRAP transporter small permease subunit yields MQKLLLFVDKASTLAGQISGWSILALTLLISWEVFSRYVLNVPHAWVLDAQIMLYGLLFMMAGAYTLAKGGHVRGDVLYGFFAPRTQATIDLVLYILFFLPGIFALSYAGWIYANESMAINEQTFSPEPLPLYPFKFVIPAAGFGLMLQGLVEIARCVICLRDGAWPSREEDVEEVDVDKLKEMVHVKDEDIAKLDELVVKQAEHK; encoded by the coding sequence ATGCAGAAGCTGCTGCTCTTCGTCGACAAGGCGAGCACGCTGGCCGGCCAGATCTCCGGCTGGTCCATCCTCGCCCTTACCCTGCTGATTTCCTGGGAGGTCTTCTCCCGCTACGTGCTCAACGTGCCGCATGCCTGGGTGCTCGACGCCCAGATCATGCTCTACGGCCTGCTCTTCATGATGGCCGGCGCCTATACCCTGGCCAAGGGCGGCCACGTGCGCGGCGACGTGCTCTACGGCTTCTTCGCGCCGCGCACCCAGGCCACCATCGACCTGGTGCTCTACATATTGTTCTTCCTGCCCGGCATCTTCGCCCTCAGCTATGCCGGCTGGATCTACGCCAACGAATCGATGGCGATCAACGAGCAGACCTTCAGCCCCGAGCCGCTGCCGTTGTATCCCTTCAAGTTCGTCATCCCGGCCGCCGGCTTCGGCCTCATGCTGCAGGGCCTGGTCGAGATCGCCCGCTGCGTGATCTGCCTGCGCGACGGCGCCTGGCCTTCGCGCGAGGAGGACGTCGAGGAGGTCGACGTCGACAAGCTGAAGGAGATGGTGCACGTCAAGGACGAGGACATCGCCAAACTGGATGAGCTCGTCGTGAAGCAGGCGGAACACAAATGA